The Roseococcus microcysteis genome contains a region encoding:
- a CDS encoding acylneuraminate cytidylyltransferase family protein — translation MLTAFLPCRAGSQRVPHKNTRTFGGDRTGLLGIKLRQLLAVPELDRILLSTNDPEVIALAEPFLAANPGRMVLDRRPDHLCSSATSTDEVIAYLPTVIAEGDVLWTHVTSPFLGSTDYSEAIRLYREARAAGTHDSLMGVLELRTFIWTQDGPLNYDRNVEKWPRTQTLPVYYEVNSSVFLAPRATYVETGDRIGRTPLLWSVSKDRSFDVDWEEDFVLASDIWQLRHAPR, via the coding sequence ATGCTGACGGCCTTTCTTCCCTGCCGTGCCGGCAGCCAGAGGGTTCCCCACAAGAACACGCGCACCTTTGGCGGTGATAGGACTGGGCTGCTGGGCATCAAGCTGCGGCAGCTTCTGGCAGTGCCGGAGCTGGATCGCATCCTGCTCTCCACCAATGATCCCGAGGTGATCGCCTTGGCGGAGCCCTTCCTGGCCGCCAACCCCGGCCGGATGGTGCTGGACCGCCGGCCGGATCATCTCTGCTCCTCCGCCACTTCGACCGACGAGGTCATCGCCTATCTGCCGACGGTGATCGCCGAGGGCGATGTGCTCTGGACCCATGTCACTTCCCCCTTCCTTGGCAGCACCGACTATTCGGAGGCGATCCGCCTCTACCGTGAGGCACGGGCGGCCGGCACGCATGACAGCCTGATGGGCGTGCTGGAACTTCGGACCTTCATCTGGACACAGGACGGGCCGCTGAACTACGACCGCAATGTCGAGAAATGGCCGCGCACCCAGACACTGCCGGTCTATTACGAAGTGAACTCCTCGGTCTTCCTGGCCCCGCGCGCCACCTATGTCGAAACGGGCGACCGGATCGGCCGGACGCCGCTGCTGTGGTCGGTGTCAAAGGACCGATCCTTCGACGTGGACTGGGAGGAGGACTTCGTGTTGGCTTCGGATATCTGGCAACTTCGCCACGCCCCGCGCTGA